One segment of candidate division KSB1 bacterium DNA contains the following:
- a CDS encoding AtpZ/AtpI family protein — MDFRAIRQVAPYLDLGFRLALMVFIGLYGGYKLDQKLGVLPLFTILGSLLGMGGGLYTVYRAVYGRKREAEKGPRSR, encoded by the coding sequence GTGGACTTTCGAGCCATCCGGCAGGTGGCCCCGTACCTGGACTTGGGCTTCCGACTGGCCTTGATGGTTTTCATCGGCCTCTACGGGGGGTATAAGCTCGACCAGAAGCTCGGGGTGCTCCCGCTGTTCACGATCCTCGGAAGCTTGTTGGGTATGGGGGGAGGGCTGTACACAGTCTATCGCGCGGTTTACGGGCGTAAGAGGGAAGCTGAAAAGGGGCCTCGTTCGCGTTGA
- the atpE gene encoding ATP synthase F0 subunit C has product MWSLAFAYLAAGLGAGLATIGGGYGISQLAKAAMEGTARQPEAAGDIRGMMILTAAMIEGVALFSVIVCVLLVFVAKSA; this is encoded by the coding sequence ATGTGGTCACTGGCGTTTGCGTATCTGGCTGCGGGATTAGGGGCAGGGTTGGCGACCATCGGTGGGGGTTACGGGATTAGCCAGCTGGCTAAGGCGGCCATGGAAGGTACAGCTCGCCAGCCGGAGGCCGCTGGGGACATCCGCGGCATGATGATCCTCACCGCAGCCATGATCGAAGGTGTGGCGCTGTTTTCGGTGATCGTGTGCGTGCTGCTGGTGTTTGTGGCGAAGAGCGCCTGA
- the atpB gene encoding F0F1 ATP synthase subunit A, with product MTFSLGWEGLRLWVEETTKHEEGGAGFILEEISDQVLVPLPKLWGIDLSITKHVLMVWIAAAVLILICALGRRRGLVPRGIANFLEAVVVFLRDDVLKPYLGHDADRFAPYLLTVFFFILTMNLLGLVPMGATATSNLSVTATLAVLTFLIGQGSALIRKGPLGYLRNFVPPGIPALVVPILFVAELLGLFTKHFALAIRLFANMVADHMVVFTLLGLIFIFGKVVIAFVSVPAAAAIELLAVLIAFIQAYIFTMLSAVFIGMALAEEH from the coding sequence GTGACGTTCTCCCTAGGATGGGAAGGACTTCGGCTCTGGGTAGAGGAGACAACCAAACATGAAGAAGGGGGCGCGGGCTTCATTCTCGAGGAGATTTCGGATCAGGTCCTCGTTCCTCTGCCGAAACTTTGGGGGATCGACCTCTCGATCACCAAGCACGTCCTGATGGTCTGGATCGCGGCCGCCGTGCTGATTCTGATCTGCGCCCTCGGGCGGCGAAGGGGCCTCGTGCCCCGGGGGATCGCCAATTTCCTGGAAGCGGTCGTCGTGTTTCTGCGCGACGATGTCCTGAAGCCTTACCTCGGGCACGATGCGGATCGTTTCGCCCCCTACTTGCTCACGGTGTTCTTCTTCATTCTGACGATGAATCTCCTCGGCCTCGTGCCTATGGGTGCCACGGCCACTTCCAACCTGAGCGTCACGGCCACCTTGGCCGTACTGACCTTTCTGATCGGCCAGGGCTCGGCGCTGATCCGGAAAGGACCCCTGGGGTACCTGCGAAACTTCGTCCCGCCGGGGATCCCGGCTCTTGTGGTGCCGATCCTGTTCGTGGCGGAGCTCCTCGGGCTTTTCACCAAACACTTCGCCCTGGCGATCCGACTTTTTGCCAACATGGTGGCCGATCACATGGTGGTGTTTACCCTGCTGGGGTTGATCTTTATCTTCGGCAAGGTGGTCATCGCCTTCGTCTCAGTTCCGGCGGCCGCTGCGATTGAGCTCCTCGCCGTCCTGATCGCTTTTATTCAGGCGTACATTTTCACGATGCTGTCCGCCGTCTTCATCGGCATGGCCTTGGCGGAAGAGCATTGA
- a CDS encoding ParB/RepB/Spo0J family partition protein, translated as MVSSKRRTALGKGLAALLPDIGPEDSDRLDKLAEVEIELVEPNPFQPRSHFDPEALEELKRSIAEKGVIQPITVRRRDGGYQLIAGERRLRAAKSLGLERIPAYVLDVESDEEMLELSIIENIHREDLNPMELARGYQRLIEQCHLTQEEVARRVGKDRTTITNFLRLLKLPRPIQESLERGELSMGHARALINLEDERLQLAIWRRAVKENLSVRRVEELVRQAAQRPAVRPSEPARSLPPEIAEAENRLRRVLATQVRIHPGKRGGRIEIEYYSAQDLTRIVQLIEEGAAA; from the coding sequence ATGGTCAGCAGCAAACGGCGGACAGCGTTAGGTAAAGGGCTCGCAGCTCTTCTCCCGGATATCGGGCCCGAAGACAGCGACCGGCTGGACAAGCTGGCCGAGGTGGAAATCGAGCTGGTGGAGCCGAACCCGTTCCAGCCCCGATCTCACTTCGACCCCGAAGCCCTGGAGGAGCTGAAACGCTCCATCGCCGAGAAGGGGGTCATTCAGCCCATCACGGTGCGCCGACGCGATGGTGGCTACCAGCTCATCGCGGGGGAAAGGCGTCTGCGCGCTGCCAAGAGCCTGGGGCTGGAGCGTATCCCCGCCTACGTCCTCGATGTGGAGAGCGACGAGGAGATGCTCGAGCTTTCCATCATCGAGAACATTCATCGTGAGGACCTCAACCCTATGGAGCTGGCGCGCGGCTACCAGCGACTCATCGAGCAGTGCCATCTGACCCAGGAGGAAGTTGCGCGCAGGGTGGGCAAGGATCGCACCACGATCACCAACTTCCTGCGGCTCCTGAAGTTGCCGCGCCCCATCCAGGAGAGCCTGGAGCGCGGCGAGCTTTCGATGGGGCATGCCCGCGCGCTGATCAATCTCGAGGACGAGCGTCTCCAGCTGGCCATCTGGCGGCGGGCGGTGAAGGAGAATCTCTCCGTTCGCCGGGTAGAGGAGCTGGTCCGACAGGCGGCCCAGAGGCCTGCGGTGCGCCCTTCAGAGCCCGCACGATCCCTCCCGCCGGAGATTGCGGAGGCGGAGAATCGTTTGCGCCGGGTTCTGGCTACACAGGTCAGGATTCACCCGGGCAAACGGGGTGGGCGGATCGAGATCGAGTACTATTCCGCCCAGGATCTGACGCGGATCGTCCAGCTCATCGAGGAAGGAGCGGCTGCGTGA
- a CDS encoding M23 family metallopeptidase, with protein sequence MIGKGNKGRKKAGYSILIVPDDDRPTFSLHLSPRRLAVLKVMGLAVLVHVLVGLALYIGVVQLGFQNRRLRRENESLRAEAQRIGRLAEEFNRLEETDRKIRALLGLDPEVSQLPRGGVETRTAEAMPPVSFLDSPTTRGTATTVVGPMTLSLLTERGSDLQFLVANLPTHLPVEGVVTADFDPRGHYGIDIATRRGSVVRAAGAGLVVFAGWTPDLGNLIILYHGRGLFSYYGHNGKLLRSARDWVRKGEPIALVGSSGESSGPHLHFEIWLDGKPQDPKSYLLAFARPTETGTQASK encoded by the coding sequence GTGATAGGCAAGGGGAACAAGGGCCGCAAGAAGGCCGGCTATTCCATTCTGATCGTGCCCGACGACGATCGGCCCACCTTCAGCCTGCACCTGTCGCCCCGGCGCCTGGCCGTCCTGAAAGTTATGGGATTGGCGGTTCTCGTTCACGTTCTGGTGGGACTGGCCTTGTACATAGGGGTGGTGCAGCTAGGGTTCCAGAACCGCCGTCTGCGGCGGGAGAACGAGTCCCTCAGAGCCGAGGCCCAGCGGATTGGGAGGCTAGCGGAAGAGTTCAACCGGCTGGAGGAGACGGATCGGAAAATCCGGGCTCTGTTGGGCCTTGACCCGGAGGTGAGTCAGCTACCGCGCGGCGGAGTGGAGACGCGGACGGCCGAGGCAATGCCTCCGGTGAGCTTTCTGGACAGTCCCACAACCCGCGGCACTGCCACGACCGTGGTGGGGCCGATGACACTCAGCTTGCTCACCGAGCGGGGCTCGGACCTCCAGTTTCTGGTGGCGAACTTACCTACGCATCTCCCCGTGGAGGGCGTTGTGACCGCCGACTTTGACCCGCGGGGACATTACGGGATCGATATCGCCACGCGTCGCGGGAGCGTGGTGCGAGCAGCGGGGGCGGGTCTCGTCGTCTTCGCCGGATGGACCCCTGATCTCGGGAATCTGATCATCCTCTACCACGGACGCGGTCTGTTCAGCTACTACGGCCACAACGGAAAGCTTCTGCGATCCGCCCGCGACTGGGTGCGCAAAGGGGAGCCGATTGCGCTGGTGGGCAGCTCGGGAGAGAGTTCCGGCCCCCATTTGCACTTCGAGATCTGGCTGGACGGGAAGCCGCAGGACCCGAAGTCGTACCTGCTGGCCTTCGCGCGCCCGACCGAGACCGGAACGCAGGCCAGCAAATAA
- the atpA gene encoding F0F1 ATP synthase subunit alpha, translating into MQIRPDEITKIIRQQIETFERVAEMEEVGEVIQVGDGIARVYGLEGVMASELVEFPNGVMGMALNLEEDNVGCVLFGPDRLVKEGDIVRRTGRILQVPVGEELIGRVVDPLGRPLDGKGPIQAKQYSPVERKAPGVVYRQPVKEPLQTGLKAIDSMIPIGRGQRELIIGDRQTGKTAIAIDTIINQKGQDVICIYVAIGQKGSTIARVVKTLEDYGAMDHTIVVACTAEDPAPLLFIAPYAGAAMGEYFRDSGRHALAVYDDLSKHAWAYRQMSLLLRRPPGREAYPGDIFYLHSRLLERAAKLSDRYGGGSLTALPIIETQAGDYSAYIPTNVISITDGQIYLEPSLFYAGQRPAINVGISVSRVGGNAQIKAMKQVAGRLRLDMAQYRELEAFAKFGSDLDKATLAQIRRGQRMVEVLKQDQYEPLPVEKQVAFIFLGVNGYLDSVPVERVRPLEKEYYRFLETVHPEILREIAETKEISPDLERRMHEACSEFIKAYAGS; encoded by the coding sequence ATGCAGATTAGACCGGATGAAATCACCAAGATCATTCGTCAGCAGATCGAGACCTTCGAGCGCGTCGCCGAAATGGAGGAGGTCGGCGAAGTCATTCAGGTCGGCGACGGCATCGCCCGCGTCTACGGGCTCGAAGGGGTCATGGCCAGCGAACTTGTGGAGTTCCCCAACGGTGTGATGGGGATGGCGCTGAACCTCGAGGAGGACAACGTCGGCTGCGTCCTGTTCGGCCCGGACCGCCTCGTGAAGGAGGGAGACATCGTCCGAAGGACCGGGCGTATCCTCCAGGTTCCGGTGGGGGAGGAGTTGATCGGCCGCGTTGTGGACCCCCTCGGGCGGCCACTGGACGGCAAGGGGCCGATTCAAGCCAAGCAGTACAGTCCCGTAGAGCGGAAGGCCCCGGGGGTGGTGTATCGTCAGCCTGTTAAAGAGCCCCTCCAGACCGGCTTGAAGGCCATCGACTCGATGATCCCCATCGGTCGGGGCCAGCGGGAGTTGATCATCGGCGACCGGCAGACCGGGAAGACAGCCATCGCCATCGACACCATAATCAATCAGAAGGGGCAGGACGTCATCTGCATCTATGTGGCCATTGGCCAGAAGGGCTCCACGATCGCCCGCGTGGTCAAGACCCTGGAGGACTACGGTGCGATGGACCATACGATCGTGGTGGCCTGTACGGCGGAGGACCCGGCCCCTCTTCTCTTCATCGCCCCTTACGCCGGCGCGGCCATGGGCGAATACTTCCGCGACTCGGGTCGCCACGCCCTGGCCGTCTACGACGATCTCTCCAAGCATGCCTGGGCGTACCGGCAAATGTCCCTGCTCCTGCGCCGCCCGCCCGGCCGGGAGGCCTATCCTGGGGACATCTTCTATCTCCACTCGCGGCTCCTGGAGCGGGCTGCCAAGCTTTCCGACCGCTACGGGGGAGGTTCGCTGACGGCCCTGCCCATTATCGAAACCCAGGCGGGCGACTACTCGGCCTACATCCCGACCAACGTGATCAGCATTACGGACGGGCAGATCTATCTGGAGCCGTCGCTGTTCTATGCCGGCCAACGACCGGCGATCAATGTCGGCATCTCGGTGTCCCGGGTGGGAGGCAACGCGCAGATCAAGGCCATGAAGCAGGTGGCCGGGCGTCTGCGCCTGGATATGGCGCAATATCGGGAGCTTGAGGCGTTCGCGAAATTCGGGTCCGATCTCGACAAGGCTACGCTTGCGCAGATCCGGCGCGGCCAGCGTATGGTGGAGGTGCTCAAGCAGGACCAGTACGAGCCCCTCCCGGTGGAGAAACAGGTGGCTTTCATCTTCTTGGGCGTAAACGGCTATCTGGACTCGGTGCCGGTGGAGCGGGTGCGGCCCCTCGAGAAGGAATACTATCGCTTCCTGGAGACCGTGCACCCGGAGATCCTCCGGGAGATCGCGGAGACCAAGGAGATCTCCCCCGATCTGGAGAGGCGCATGCACGAGGCCTGTAGCGAATTCATTAAGGCGTACGCAGGGTCGTAG
- the atpF gene encoding F0F1 ATP synthase subunit B: MLLRVNPGLIIYTVLTFLLLLFILKKLAWKPILGALEERERRIQESLEGAEKAKRQAEELLAQQRQMLEAARQEAQEILEQSRKAAEAVRQQILADARAQANQMLEKAQREIALSRDKAIDEIRKLAVDLSIAAAEKVIRRSLGPEEHRRLVEEAIEEMKGLS; the protein is encoded by the coding sequence ATGCTGCTTCGTGTCAACCCGGGCCTCATCATCTACACGGTCCTCACCTTCTTGTTGCTGCTCTTCATCCTGAAGAAGTTGGCGTGGAAGCCGATTCTCGGGGCCCTTGAGGAGCGCGAGCGGCGCATTCAGGAGAGCCTCGAGGGCGCTGAGAAAGCCAAGCGCCAGGCCGAGGAGCTTTTGGCCCAGCAGCGGCAGATGCTTGAGGCCGCGCGCCAGGAGGCCCAGGAGATCCTGGAGCAGAGCCGGAAAGCCGCCGAGGCGGTGCGCCAGCAGATCCTGGCCGACGCCCGCGCCCAGGCCAATCAGATGCTGGAAAAGGCCCAGCGGGAGATCGCCCTCAGTCGCGATAAGGCCATCGACGAGATCCGCAAGCTTGCCGTGGATCTTTCCATCGCGGCCGCCGAGAAGGTGATCCGGCGCTCTCTGGGACCAGAGGAACATCGGCGCTTAGTCGAAGAAGCCATTGAGGAGATGAAGGGTCTCTCGTGA
- a CDS encoding polymer-forming cytoskeletal protein, producing MAKKEEGVMTAPTELNSIVGKGSSLEGNLDVQNSLRIDGRVKGNVKSSDTLIVGKEGEVEGEIVAKNVVIGGRVNGKIEAVGRVVLEATAVFTGELKTSKLVIDEGAVFNGQCSMKAAQAVPGAAATPKKGE from the coding sequence ATGGCGAAGAAGGAAGAGGGCGTCATGACGGCACCGACTGAGCTGAACTCCATCGTCGGAAAGGGGTCATCGCTGGAGGGCAACCTCGATGTGCAGAACAGCCTGCGCATCGATGGCCGCGTGAAGGGAAACGTTAAGAGCAGCGACACCCTGATCGTGGGGAAAGAGGGAGAGGTGGAGGGGGAGATTGTGGCCAAGAATGTAGTCATTGGCGGCAGGGTGAATGGCAAGATCGAGGCGGTAGGGCGCGTTGTCCTGGAGGCTACCGCCGTCTTCACGGGGGAGCTGAAGACGAGCAAGCTTGTCATCGACGAAGGCGCCGTTTTCAACGGTCAGTGCAGTATGAAGGCAGCCCAGGCGGTTCCGGGTGCCGCCGCGACGCCGAAGAAGGGGGAGTAG
- a CDS encoding S1 family peptidase, which yields MATEEQVRAVRARVQTELLRKANVVGVGIGYKEKGGQKTEEICLVVLVEKKLPREELAPEDLVPSVIEGVVTDVKEVGKIVAQQARTDRWRPAPPGVSIGHWAITAGTFGAVVRDRGTGQRLILSNNHVLANSNDAAVGDPILQPGPADGGHHPQDRIADLLRFVRIVFEGGGGDGEGGICRIAAFASQVANLAARLLGSEWRLHPVRAVQQANRVDAAVARPISGDVITDAVLEVGEIHGTTAPHLGMAVLKSGRTTAVTTGTIELLDATVRVSYGAAGTALFEGQIVTGNMSAPGDSGSLLVEASSRRAVGLLFAGSDQSTVYNPIPDVLSALDLEIP from the coding sequence ATGGCAACCGAAGAGCAAGTTCGAGCCGTGCGGGCGCGTGTGCAGACCGAGCTCCTCCGCAAGGCCAACGTGGTAGGTGTGGGGATCGGCTACAAGGAAAAGGGCGGTCAGAAGACCGAGGAGATCTGCCTGGTTGTCCTTGTGGAGAAGAAGCTACCCCGCGAGGAGCTGGCGCCGGAAGATCTGGTCCCCTCTGTGATCGAGGGCGTCGTCACGGACGTGAAGGAGGTCGGCAAGATCGTCGCGCAACAGGCGCGCACCGATCGATGGAGGCCTGCTCCTCCAGGCGTGAGCATCGGACACTGGGCCATTACGGCCGGCACCTTCGGCGCTGTCGTGAGGGACCGGGGCACAGGACAGCGCCTGATCCTTTCCAACAACCACGTGCTGGCAAACAGCAATGATGCAGCCGTCGGCGACCCCATCCTGCAGCCAGGACCTGCCGACGGCGGTCACCACCCCCAGGACCGCATTGCCGACCTGCTCCGCTTCGTCCGAATCGTCTTCGAAGGCGGAGGAGGGGACGGAGAAGGTGGGATCTGCCGGATCGCCGCTTTTGCGTCTCAGGTGGCCAATCTCGCTGCGCGCCTGCTCGGCTCGGAGTGGCGGCTCCATCCGGTGCGCGCCGTCCAGCAGGCCAATCGGGTGGACGCCGCCGTGGCCCGCCCCATCTCCGGCGACGTCATTACCGACGCCGTCCTTGAGGTCGGGGAAATCCACGGCACCACTGCTCCCCATCTCGGCATGGCGGTCCTGAAGAGCGGCCGGACAACCGCCGTCACCACCGGTACGATCGAGCTCCTCGACGCCACGGTTCGGGTGAGCTACGGCGCCGCAGGGACCGCTCTCTTTGAGGGCCAGATTGTGACCGGCAATATGTCTGCCCCGGGCGACTCGGGCTCTCTGCTGGTGGAGGCGTCAAGCCGGCGGGCCGTAGGGCTTCTTTTCGCGGGCTCAGATCAGAGCACCGTGTACAACCCGATCCCCGACGTCTTGAGTGCGCTGGACCTTGAAATCCCGTAG
- a CDS encoding AgmX/PglI C-terminal domain-containing protein, with protein sequence MTAPDKDILRLRIYKDGTAREHFVAPGESFTYGRASDNDLVVEGAEAPRRQHLVVSAGKHYSLVVPRRARGEVRVGDSVLQIPDLIQHGLLTRRGEGYLLPIWRGKSGTLELDGFRLEYDFVAPPPEVMGLPDYSWRSQLRKAVTADPLLKAVFLTLLVVSLSSVSYVKGLQFPERPVVQVEQIPQRFARFIPRAMRREPEVTGGLATGTGTTQEESTRRERRTQGGETREGGGSTAAVVQRGILGLIGGVGESSSSSSVVEFLVGSGLVREMEEVLAESGDLQLGRPNGQAGGQSSLDDLLRIGPLPSIDVDQAANQATSRIGNVELKKEGMVDLARAPEVTGSSEAIGQRGEEQLRAVILSNRSRIEYVYNKYLRTNPSLAGKIVLEITIEPDGSVSNVRVLENTLDDLAFVNEILSIVRRWRFPVIARGVVIVTYPMIFYRAE encoded by the coding sequence ATGACAGCTCCAGATAAGGACATTCTGCGCCTACGGATCTACAAGGATGGGACTGCCCGAGAACACTTTGTGGCCCCGGGCGAGAGTTTCACGTACGGCCGCGCCAGCGATAATGACTTGGTCGTCGAAGGGGCGGAGGCGCCACGCAGACAGCACCTTGTCGTCAGCGCGGGCAAGCACTACAGCCTCGTTGTGCCACGCAGGGCGAGAGGGGAAGTACGAGTCGGCGACTCCGTTCTTCAGATCCCGGACCTGATCCAGCACGGTCTCCTTACGCGTCGGGGCGAAGGATATCTCCTGCCCATCTGGCGCGGGAAGAGTGGCACACTCGAGCTGGACGGGTTCCGCCTCGAATACGATTTCGTCGCGCCACCGCCCGAGGTCATGGGTCTGCCCGACTATTCCTGGCGGAGCCAGCTGCGAAAGGCGGTCACTGCGGATCCGCTTCTGAAGGCGGTCTTTCTGACGCTGCTCGTCGTGAGCCTCTCCAGCGTGAGCTACGTCAAGGGTCTCCAGTTCCCGGAGCGTCCCGTGGTACAGGTTGAGCAGATCCCCCAGCGGTTCGCGAGGTTCATTCCTCGGGCGATGCGCCGGGAGCCGGAGGTGACCGGGGGCCTTGCGACCGGCACAGGGACCACCCAGGAGGAGAGCACCCGAAGGGAGCGGAGGACGCAGGGAGGCGAGACCCGAGAAGGGGGAGGCTCCACGGCCGCTGTGGTTCAGAGGGGAATTCTCGGGCTGATTGGGGGCGTGGGAGAAAGCTCCTCCTCAAGCTCCGTGGTCGAATTTCTGGTGGGGAGCGGGTTGGTGAGAGAGATGGAGGAGGTCCTGGCCGAATCGGGCGACCTCCAGCTGGGGCGACCGAACGGACAAGCAGGTGGTCAGAGCAGCCTGGACGATCTGCTCCGGATAGGCCCCTTGCCCTCGATCGACGTCGACCAGGCGGCTAATCAAGCCACGTCCAGGATCGGGAATGTCGAGCTGAAGAAGGAGGGCATGGTCGACCTCGCCCGCGCGCCAGAGGTCACCGGTTCCAGCGAGGCCATCGGTCAGCGCGGCGAGGAGCAGCTGCGCGCCGTCATCCTTTCAAACCGCAGCCGTATCGAGTACGTCTACAACAAGTACTTGCGGACGAACCCAAGCCTGGCAGGGAAGATCGTCCTGGAGATTACCATCGAGCCCGATGGCTCTGTCTCTAATGTCCGTGTGCTCGAGAATACCCTGGACGACCTCGCGTTTGTCAACGAGATTCTCTCGATCGTGCGACGCTGGCGCTTCCCCGTGATCGCAAGGGGGGTAGTGATCGTCACCTATCCGATGATCTTCTACCGGGCCGAGTGA
- the atpH gene encoding ATP synthase F1 subunit delta, translating into MRAIALARRYARALLQAARSQGRAEEIAQELSLFLSVLEQEGKFRLLLLSPEVDRARKQELIDRVAQGWLSELFVRFLRVLIEARREAFLPEIRVQYERLLDQELGRVEAEAITAVPMDEPERESLQRRLSEALRSEVKLRSRVDQEILGGLVLRIDGKVFDASLRRRLERLRAELLAARLPVEVNAEVRNAD; encoded by the coding sequence GTGAGAGCCATCGCGCTGGCAAGACGATACGCCCGCGCCCTCTTGCAGGCGGCGCGGAGCCAGGGGAGGGCGGAGGAGATCGCCCAGGAGCTCAGTCTGTTCCTGAGCGTCTTGGAGCAGGAAGGGAAGTTCCGGCTCCTCTTGCTGTCGCCGGAAGTGGATCGGGCGCGCAAGCAGGAGCTCATCGATCGGGTGGCGCAAGGCTGGCTTTCGGAACTCTTTGTCCGCTTCTTGCGAGTTTTGATTGAGGCCCGCCGAGAGGCCTTCCTCCCCGAAATCCGGGTCCAGTACGAGCGGCTCCTGGATCAGGAGCTCGGGCGGGTGGAAGCGGAAGCGATCACCGCGGTGCCCATGGACGAGCCCGAAAGGGAAAGCCTGCAGAGGCGTCTTTCCGAGGCCCTTCGCTCGGAAGTGAAGCTGCGTTCGCGGGTCGACCAGGAGATTCTCGGTGGGCTCGTGCTTCGCATCGACGGGAAGGTGTTCGACGCGAGCCTGCGGAGGCGCCTGGAACGCCTGCGCGCTGAGCTTCTTGCGGCTCGACTCCCGGTGGAAGTGAACGCCGAGGTGCGGAATGCAGATTAG
- a CDS encoding biopolymer transporter ExbD, with amino-acid sequence MAYLRLDAATSSRGLNLPQPHRRLRGTFSLRLTSMIDMFTILLVFLLKSFSTEGDILTVAKDLRLPESTANKPPQTASIIAVTPEWILLDGNRIVRTQEVLENRGAIVQPLREELSRLRKLTETIASISQGMEFTGNIVIQGDKSIPFAVLKKIMYTCGSVGYNNMLLAVTRKE; translated from the coding sequence ATGGCTTACTTGCGCCTGGATGCTGCCACCTCCTCCCGCGGACTGAATTTACCCCAACCGCACAGACGGCTAAGGGGGACGTTCTCCCTGCGCCTGACATCGATGATCGACATGTTTACGATCCTCCTTGTCTTCCTCCTGAAAAGCTTCTCCACCGAGGGAGATATCCTGACGGTCGCCAAGGACCTGCGGCTTCCCGAGTCTACAGCGAATAAGCCCCCTCAGACGGCAAGCATCATCGCCGTGACCCCGGAATGGATCCTGCTGGATGGCAATCGCATCGTGCGGACACAGGAAGTCCTCGAAAACAGAGGGGCTATTGTTCAGCCCTTACGAGAAGAACTGAGTCGCCTCCGCAAGCTCACCGAGACTATCGCCAGCATCTCGCAGGGGATGGAGTTCACGGGCAACATCGTCATCCAGGGAGATAAGTCGATCCCCTTCGCGGTGCTCAAGAAGATCATGTACACCTGCGGCAGCGTCGGCTACAACAATATGCTGCTTGCGGTCACGCGCAAGGAGTAG
- a CDS encoding AAA family ATPase, whose protein sequence is MGKVIAIANQKGGVGKTTTAVNLSSCLAVAEHRTLLVDIDPQANSTSGLGFDPKKVKNSIYEVLVQGLDVASTILPTELQYLHLVPSTIRLVGAEIELVSAISRESILRQALKDIRNEYQFVLVDCPPSLGLLTLNALTAADSVLIPIQCEYYALEGLGQLLNTIRLVQRHLNPQLEIEGVLLTMYDGRLNLSRQVAEEVRRYFEDKVFRTVIQRNVRLSEAPSFGKPIILYDAVSTGAENYMSLAEEILLNGQQQTADSVR, encoded by the coding sequence ATGGGTAAGGTCATCGCCATAGCCAATCAGAAGGGAGGCGTGGGAAAAACCACCACGGCCGTGAACTTGTCTTCGTGTCTGGCGGTGGCCGAGCACCGGACGCTCCTGGTGGACATCGACCCGCAAGCCAATTCGACAAGCGGGCTCGGCTTTGACCCCAAGAAGGTGAAGAACAGCATCTACGAGGTGCTGGTGCAGGGGCTGGACGTGGCTTCCACCATTTTGCCCACGGAGCTTCAGTACCTGCACCTGGTCCCTTCGACGATTCGCCTGGTTGGGGCGGAGATCGAGCTGGTGAGTGCCATCTCCCGGGAGAGCATCCTTCGTCAGGCCCTGAAGGACATCCGGAACGAGTACCAGTTTGTGCTGGTGGACTGTCCCCCTTCGCTCGGCTTGCTTACCTTGAACGCCCTGACGGCGGCTGATTCCGTCCTGATCCCCATTCAATGCGAATACTACGCGCTGGAGGGCCTGGGCCAGCTGCTCAATACGATTCGCCTTGTCCAGCGCCACCTGAATCCCCAACTGGAGATTGAGGGTGTCCTCCTCACGATGTACGACGGCCGGCTCAATCTTTCGCGCCAGGTAGCCGAGGAGGTCCGCAGATACTTCGAGGACAAGGTTTTCCGGACGGTGATCCAGCGGAACGTGCGGCTCAGCGAGGCCCCCAGCTTCGGCAAGCCCATTATCCTCTACGACGCTGTTTCGACCGGGGCCGAGAATTACATGAGCTTAGCGGAGGAGATTCTCCTCAATGGTCAGCAGCAAACGGCGGACAGCGTTAGGTAA
- a CDS encoding biopolymer transporter ExbD yields MNLRAVRERKEARRRDAEINVTPVLNVFLIIIPFLLLTAVFVRLAILELALPSLSRRGEGEQRVEARQIVLNLLTIDERGFQLKSSGLEFPPIPMKAANYDYETLAQQLRQVKARYAGSEDVIIAPSENIPYEIIVHVMDVCRENGFPNISISG; encoded by the coding sequence ATGAACCTGCGTGCGGTGCGCGAGCGAAAAGAGGCGCGGCGTCGGGACGCGGAGATCAACGTCACGCCCGTCCTGAACGTCTTTCTGATCATCATCCCGTTCCTCCTGTTGACGGCGGTCTTTGTGCGCCTTGCCATCCTCGAGCTTGCGCTGCCTTCCCTCTCTCGGCGGGGTGAAGGAGAACAAAGGGTAGAGGCGCGCCAGATCGTGCTCAACTTGCTCACCATTGACGAGCGCGGCTTTCAGCTGAAGAGCAGCGGTCTGGAGTTCCCCCCTATTCCCATGAAGGCGGCCAATTACGACTATGAGACGCTGGCCCAACAGCTCCGGCAGGTGAAGGCCCGCTACGCCGGCAGCGAGGACGTTATCATCGCGCCCAGCGAGAACATACCCTACGAAATCATCGTGCACGTCATGGACGTGTGTCGCGAAAACGGATTCCCCAATATTTCGATCTCGGGGTGA